Below is a window of Geomonas oryzisoli DNA.
AGAGGCCGAGCTTCCGATACAGGTCGGAGAGCGGTGCGAAGCAGAGCGATTTCGCGTCCGCTGCCAGCATGTCTTCGTAGCGCTGAATCTCAGTCCAAAACGATAACGCGTCCTCTACCATGTCAGGCTCCTATGCGCAGATCTCCAGAAGTGCTTTGAGGTCGGTGACCCTTTCCATCTTGTAGGCGCCGATGCCGCGGTTGCAGATGAAAAGCAACCCCTTGTCGCGCACCTTCTTGTCGTGAGAGAGAGCCTCCACGTACTTTTCCGACGGGAACGCGGGGAGCTCGGCGGGGAGCCCCAGCGCGGCGATGAGAGCCTCGATCCGGTCCCGATCGGCCTGGTTGCAGTAGCCCAGTTGCTGCGAGATCTTCGCCGCCTGCACCATGCCGATGGCCACCGCCTCGCCGTGGAGGTAGGCCGTGTATTCGGTGAGGGTTTCGACGGCGTGCCCCAGGGTGTGCCCGTAATTGAGAACGGCGCGCACCCCCCCTTCCCTCTCGTCCACCGCCACCACCTTGGCCTTGATGGAGCAGCTGCGGGCGACGGCCTCGATCAGGGCCGTCTTGTCGCGGGACAGGAGCGCGCCGACGTTCTCTTCCAGGAACCTGAAGAAGTCGCCCTCCAAAACGGCACCGTACTTGACGATCTCGCCCAGCCCGGCGCGGAACTCCCGCTCCGGCAGCGTGTCCAGCGTCATGACGTCGATCAGCACCGCCTTGGGCTGGTAGAAGGCGCCGATCAGGTTCTTGCCGCGGGGGTGGTTGATGCCCGTCTTGCCCCCCACGCTGGAGTCGACCTGGGACAAAAGCGTGGTGGGAACCTGGACGAAGGGGATGCCGCGCAGGTAGCTTGCAGCGGCGAAGCCGGCCATGTCGCCGATCACCCCGCCGCCCAGGGCAAGGATGAAAGAGCCGCGGTCGAGCGAGGCATCGACCAGGGCGTCATAGATCAGGTTCAGCGTGGCGCTGTTTTTATACGCCTCGCCGTCGGGGAGCGACACCAGGAGCACCTGGTACCCTGCCGACTCCATGGCGGCGCGCACGGTTTCGTAGTAAAGCGGGGCAACGGTGGTGTTGGAGACGACGGCTGCGGTGCCGGTGAGCCCCAGTTCGCGGCAGAGGGTGCCGATGGTTCCCAGTATCCCCGCGCCAAGCCGTATGTCGTAGCTTCGTTCTCCCAGCGCCACTTTTATCTGTTGGACGTTCACAAAGACCCCTTGCAGTAATTCAGTACCAACTCGACCACTTGGACGATTTCCTTGCCGGTGGTGTCGATGCGGACGTCGGCATCGGCGTAAAAAGCCTCCCGCCCCTCCAGCATGGTGCGGATTTTCACGACCGAGGCATCGTCTGCCAGCAACGGCCGCTCGCTGTCGCCGCTCACCCGCTGGGCGATGGTCTCCACGCTCGCGGTCAGGTTCACGATGCAGCCGTGGCTGTGCATCACGGCCCGATTGGCCGGTGCGACGACCGCGCCGCCTCCGGTAGAAACCACCTGTCCCGAACCGGCCGCCACCCGCTCCAGTACTTTGGCCTCCAGTTCGCGGAAAGAGGGTTCGCCGTCGGCGGCGAAGATCTCCTTGATGCTCCGTCCCGCCTCCTGGACGATGACCTGGTCCAGATCGACGAAAGACCACCCCAGCCGCTGCGCCAGCACCTGTCCGACACTGGTCTTGCCGCACCCCATGAAGCCGGTGAGAAATATATTGTTGAGACTCACAAAAAACCTCTAACGCAAAGACGCGGAGCCGCTAAGACGCAAAGGGGAACCTGATTGGCGACGATCTTCCGCTAACTGCCACTCCCCCGTCGTGAAGGGCCGGGGGGGATTTGCCTTTCCCGAACCTAAAGCAAATCCCCCTAAATCCCCCTTCGCAAAGGGGGACTTTTGGTCACTAATCGAGAAGGGGAAAGACTGAAGGTTAAACTTTTCTTCGCGACTTCGCGCCTTGGCGCCTCTGCGTTGACGCCTTTGCAGCGCTTTTAGAATTCCCGCAGGTACTCGATATAGGACGAGTAGTTCCTGGCGGTCTCGGCCACGGAATCGCCGCCGAATTTCTCCATGAAGGCGTTGGCGATCTCGACGGCGACCACGGCCTCGGCAACCACCGAAGCCGCGGGAACGGCACAGCAGTCCGAACGCTCCACGGTCGCCTCGAACGGCTCCTTGGTCAGGATGTCGACCGACTTGAGCGGCGTGTACAGGGTCGGGATCGGCTTCATGGCGCCGTACACCACGATCTCCTCGCCGTTGCTGATCCCCCCTTCCAGGCCGCCGGCCCGGTTGGTGTTGCGGTAGAAACCGGTTTTTTCGCCGCGCGCCATACGCTGCTCGTCGAAGTAGATCTCGTCGTGCACCTGGGAGCCCGGCAGACGCGCCGTCTCGAAGCCCGCACCGATCTCAACCCCCTTGAAAGCCTGGATGCTCATCACCGCAGCGGCCAGGCGCGCATCCAACCTGCGATCCCACTGCACGTGACTCCCCAGGCCCACCGGCAGGCCGGTCACCCTGACCTCGACCACACCTCCCAGGGTGTCGCCGGCGGCCTTGGCGCGGTCGATGGCCTCAACCATCTCCATCTCGGCCTTCGCGTCATAGGTATAAACAGGCGAGGAAGCGATCGCCTCCTGCAGCGCCTTGACCGGGAGATCGGGGCGCTCCGCCTTCACTCCGCCCAACTCCACCACGCATCCGGTCACGGCGATGCCGAACCGGGCGAGATAGGCCTTGGCCACGGCCCCGACGGCGACGCGGACCGCGGTCTCGCGGGCGCTGGAGCGCTCCAGGATGTTGCGCACGTCGTTGTGGGCATATTTCATCGCGCCGGGGAGGTCGGCGTGTCCCGGGCGGGCGCGGGTGACGCGGATGGAATCGTCGCGGTGCTCGGCGCTGACCGACATGCGCTGTTCCCAGTTGACCCAGTCCGAATTTTCCACCACCAGGGTAATAGGCGAACCCAGCGTTTCGCCCCAGCGCACGCCGGAGCGGATGCTGGCGCGGTCGGTCTCGATCTTCATGCGGCCGCCGCGGCCGTATCCTCCCTGCCTGCGGATCAGATCGGCGTTGATGTCGCTTTCGTTGAGCTTCAGCCCCGACGGGACCCCTTCGATGATGGCCGTCAACTGCGGTCCGTGGGATTCTCCCGCGGTAAGGTATCTGAACATGCATACTCCTAGTGTTCTAATTCAGCGCCAATGGGCAGGGACTAAGGTCCGCTCGGCGTCGCAGCGGATAGTAGCAGTAAATCATGCCGCAGGCAAAACAATATAACCGGATAAACGAAAGCCAGGAGCGTCCCTGGCTTTCGTCGTACGGCAATTATGTCATTGTTGCTACTTGTTCTGGAATTTCTTCTGCGTCTCCGCGGTCAGGTTGGCCTTCGTCTCAGCCGACATCACGCTGCCGGAAAACAGGTACTGGCAATCCTTGTCCAGGTAAAAGACGACGGGTTGCTTCCTCACACTGACAACAACCTCGTAAAGGCCTGCGTAAGGTTTCTCAGAGATCTGCAGCACTTCGAATTCCATCGGAATGAACTTCTTGATGGTTTCCTGTACCTGCTCCTTGGCGGGCGCTTTGGAGCAGGCACTTACGGTCAACGCGATAAAACAGACTACCAAAAACTTCTTGAACATCTAAAAGCTCCTAACGGGACCCCTGTCGATTACTGCTGCACGCTTTCGGTGGCCGGTGCCGTGAGGCGCAGGTTGCGCAGCCGGTACAATACGGCGCCGACGAACAGGACCAGCAGTGCCAGCGGATATTTCACCACGAAGATGAGCGGAGTGAGCGCCCAGCGGGTCAGCATCCTCAGGAAACCGTGCTCGTAGATGAAGTCCGCGACCGGCGGGCTGTGTTTGTAGTAGAAGCGGACGAAGGCGCGACCCGGTTCGGACTTGAGCAGCACGTTGTCGCGGAAGTGCCTGAGCACCACGACCTGAGGGTCGAGGTAGCTGCCGTATGCCGCGGTCGCGATGAAGCAGCCGCTCTTGCCCGGGGAGGATGCAGGAGGCGTATTGGTGCCGGTGTCGCCGCCAGTGGTTGCCCCTACGCTGCCGACCACGATCGGATCCTGGATATGGCCGAGGGTGGGATCGGAGTCCTGGGTGGGATCGTTGTCGGTAACAGCAAAGGTAACCGTGTTACCGTTGCGGACCAGCGGAGTGATCGGGGTCCAGGTTGCGCCGACCACCTTGTAGAAGACGGGGTTGGCGGGGAGCGAGTTGTAGGTGACGTCGACGTTGACGGTACCGCTGGGCTGAACGTTGTCCAGACGGA
It encodes the following:
- the aroB gene encoding 3-dehydroquinate synthase translates to MNVQQIKVALGERSYDIRLGAGILGTIGTLCRELGLTGTAAVVSNTTVAPLYYETVRAAMESAGYQVLLVSLPDGEAYKNSATLNLIYDALVDASLDRGSFILALGGGVIGDMAGFAAASYLRGIPFVQVPTTLLSQVDSSVGGKTGINHPRGKNLIGAFYQPKAVLIDVMTLDTLPEREFRAGLGEIVKYGAVLEGDFFRFLEENVGALLSRDKTALIEAVARSCSIKAKVVAVDEREGGVRAVLNYGHTLGHAVETLTEYTAYLHGEAVAIGMVQAAKISQQLGYCNQADRDRIEALIAALGLPAELPAFPSEKYVEALSHDKKVRDKGLLFICNRGIGAYKMERVTDLKALLEICA
- a CDS encoding shikimate kinase, with the protein product MGCGKTSVGQVLAQRLGWSFVDLDQVIVQEAGRSIKEIFAADGEPSFRELEAKVLERVAAGSGQVVSTGGGAVVAPANRAVMHSHGCIVNLTASVETIAQRVSGDSERPLLADDASVVKIRTMLEGREAFYADADVRIDTTGKEIVQVVELVLNYCKGSL
- the aroC gene encoding chorismate synthase, whose product is MFRYLTAGESHGPQLTAIIEGVPSGLKLNESDINADLIRRQGGYGRGGRMKIETDRASIRSGVRWGETLGSPITLVVENSDWVNWEQRMSVSAEHRDDSIRVTRARPGHADLPGAMKYAHNDVRNILERSSARETAVRVAVGAVAKAYLARFGIAVTGCVVELGGVKAERPDLPVKALQEAIASSPVYTYDAKAEMEMVEAIDRAKAAGDTLGGVVEVRVTGLPVGLGSHVQWDRRLDARLAAAVMSIQAFKGVEIGAGFETARLPGSQVHDEIYFDEQRMARGEKTGFYRNTNRAGGLEGGISNGEEIVVYGAMKPIPTLYTPLKSVDILTKEPFEATVERSDCCAVPAASVVAEAVVAVEIANAFMEKFGGDSVAETARNYSSYIEYLREF
- a CDS encoding disulfide isomerase DsbC N-terminal domain-containing protein; translation: MFKKFLVVCFIALTVSACSKAPAKEQVQETIKKFIPMEFEVLQISEKPYAGLYEVVVSVRKQPVVFYLDKDCQYLFSGSVMSAETKANLTAETQKKFQNK